One Bubalus bubalis isolate 160015118507 breed Murrah chromosome 10, NDDB_SH_1, whole genome shotgun sequence genomic window carries:
- the RIMS1 gene encoding regulating synaptic membrane exocytosis protein 1 isoform X48, producing MAAEMRKMVRQPSRESTDGSINSYSSEGNLIFPGVRLGADSQFSDFLDGLGPAQLVGRQTLATPAMGDIQIGMEDKKGQLEVEVIRARSLTQKPGSKSTPAPYVKVYLLENGACIAKKKTRIARKTLDPLYQQSLVFDESPQGKVLQVIVWGDYGRMDHKCFMGVAQILLEELDLSSMVIGWYKLFPPSSLVDPTLTPLTRRASQSSLESSTGPPCIRS from the exons ATGGCAGCTGAGATGAGAAAGATGGTGAGGCAGCCAAGCCGGGAGTCCACGGACGGCAGCATCAACAGCTACAGCTCCGAGGGAAA TTTAATATTTCCTGGAGTGAGACTAGGCGCAGATAGTCAATTCAGTGATTTTCTTGATGGATTGGGACCAGCCCAGCTTGTTGGCCGCCAAACCCTTGCTACCCCTGCAATGG GTGATATACAGATAGGAATGGAGGATAAAAAGGGCCAGTTAGAAGTTGAAGTGATTCGAGCACGAAGCCTCACGCAGAAACCCGGCTCCAAATCCACACCTG CTCCTTATGTCAAAGTGTATCTTTTGGAGAATGGGGCCTGCATAGCCAAGAAGAAGACAAGAATTGCACGAAAGACCCTTGACCCTTTGTACCAACAGTCCCTGGTTTTTGATGAAAGTCCACAGGGTAAAGTCCTTCAG GTGATTGTCTGGGGGGACTATGGCAGAATGGACCACAAATGCTTCATGGGGGTGGCTCAGATCTTGTTGGAGGAACTCGATCTTTCCAGCATGGTCATCGGCTGGTACAAGCTGTTCCCACCGTCATCACTGGTTGACCCCACGCTCACCCCTCTGACCCGCCGGGCTTCCCAGTCATCTCTGGAAAGTTCCACTGGGCCCCCCTGCATCCGGTCCTAA